DNA from Archaeoglobus veneficus SNP6:
ATCAGCCACCAGAAAAACATTCCAAACCCATAAAATCCTGTCATGGGCATAAACCCGTCCATATATTATGTTTTGAATTGAGGATTTATTTAAATCTTTAGGATTATAATGATGAGGTAGTTCCCTTTACCCCGGCCCTTACAGTCGCCTAAACCAGTAGTCCACCGAAACCCATAAAAATTAAAAAATCACGTAACAATCTCCGAAAGCCTGCCGTCCTCTATCGCCTTCTTTATCTCCATCATGCTCAAGTCCAGCGGGTCTTCGATTTTAACGCCGTGCTTTAAGCTGAGGTTTCTCATCTCCGGAGAAGTTGGGCCTATAGCCGGGTCGCCGGGCACACGCATTGAGACATCGAAAACGACGAACTCGAGCTTCGTTTCGTCCTCTGGTGAGTACGCCACGGCTCCCTGCAGTCCGAACAACCCGATTATTCCTGGCGGGTATTCAGCTTCGCACGCTCTAATGAAATTCTCTGCAGTTTCGTAAACCATCTGCTGCTTGCTTTCCCTCATCGTGATACCAAAGTGTCCGATTTCCTCATTCTTGACTGGAACATTTATCTTTAGCTGGTCTTTCGCCGGAAGGTTGAGGAAACCCTGCAGATTCACCTGCCTTCTGTCGCTGAAGCCAACAAAGTCGAAGTCTCCGAAAGCATCCTTGAGAGCATAGCTGTGGAAGTTGGCGTTGAAGCGCGCGCCAAGAACGTACTCCTCGATCCTCGCATTCTTTAACCCTTCCTCGTTGATAACTCCCGCCTTCAATAGCTCCTCTGCCTGTCGGTAGTAGTCCTCAGGCGAGACAGCGTAGAAGAACGCCCTTTCAAGCGGATTCTTTGCCTGCTGAACTTTAACAACTACAAGACGGTCTATCTCCTCAGGGGAGGAGAACTCCTTCGGAATCCTAACTCCCGCCTTTTTGAGCAGGTAGTACTGTCCCTTCTCGTAGTTTCTCTCCTCAGCCCTCAGCAGAAAGCGGTTGCCGTATATGGGCACCTCAAACTCGTTCTCTATTCCGTCGTAGCCCACGTAGACCGCGAAGCTCCTGTTGGGAATGAAGACCGTATTGAGTTCTCTTAGCCTTTCCTGCACTTCTTCATTGAGCATGTCCTTAAAGCGGTCGAGAACTATGACCTCGTCGTAAAGCCAGCGATTGTACTTGGTGTACAGCTTTTCCCTACCCTTCTGGACTACTATAACCGTCCTGAAACCCCACGCTTTGGCGGACATGCCAACTTCTTTTCCGGAATGTGAGCCAAAGATGCCAATCGTTACATCTTTATAGTCCTCCGCAATTTTCGCGGCCTTCTTCGAGATATCGTGCATTGCCATCCCCGGTCCCGCTTGTTTTTGCGGGTAAATAACAGTTACCATCTGCCCACCTGTCTGGCCACAACGTATAAACACATTTCAATAAGACTCTACACAAGTGCGCTCCTGGGAGCTGTACAGGCAGGAGAAACTCAGGAGGCTCGAGAATGCAGTAGAGAGGAGCGAAGTTGACGAGGATATTACAGCGCTCCTCACCACAATAAATGAAATTTCTGAATACGTGACCCTATCGAGCTGCTCGGGCAGAATAGCAGTCATGGACATGCCGGAGTTTGGCAACAAACTTGAGGCAGTATTCCTCGGTAAGTGGCACCGCTGCGTTACAGTCGAGGAAGTGTCTAAAGCAGTTGAAAAGGGCAGGCTCACTACTTGGTTCATGGTTCATCCGCCAATAATTCACATTGCCTGCAGAAACCTGCGTTCGGCAGGCAGGCTGATGGAAGCTGCGAACAGAGCCGGCTTCAGGCGGTGTGGGCTTATATCACTCAGGAACAACGTCGTGGAGATAGCGTCTCTCGAAAGAATGGAGGTTCCCGTTGCTGTCAGGGGTAGAAAACTCGTTGACAGCTCCTCGCTTGAAATCATGGTCGAGATAGCAAACAGAAAGCTTGAAAGAGCGAAGGAGAAATTGAAAAGACTCGAAGAGGAAATCAAAAGACTCAATCGATTTCAGCCCTGACGGTTATGAACATCGGGCCACGCACGTCTATTTTTCCGCCCTTGGAGGCTATGTATCTCCTGACGTTGTCCTGCATCGAGAGGTTCACGTCGGAAAGCCCCTCCACCACTCTGACCCTCGTCTCTACCTCTGCGTTTCCTCTCGCCGCTCCCTCCTCGATCTGCCTGGCAGCGAGACAGGCAAAGCTGTCTATGTAGCGCATGCCGGTCGAGATACCTTTCTCGAAGTATTCTGACCATTTTTCTGTTCTTGGCACTCCGTAAACGCTGCCCTGGTAAACTACAACCTCGTTTGCGTAAGCCGGCCCGCAGAGCTTTGTGCTCGGTTCTCTTTCAACAACGTAAACTTTCACGCTTCTGCCGTAAAGCTCTCCCTGCCAGGCAAGAAACTCACACGGACTTTGCTCGTTTGCGTACTTTTCTGCAGTTTCTGCGATTGCATTCGCCATTCTCAATCCTGCGGTGGTATTTGGCACCTCAGCAACCTTTATCGCCCTTGCTATGTCCATGTCACTAAGCTCAATTCTGCCGTAAAGCCACGGATAAACGAGCTCTCTTACGTCTGAGTAGTCGTAGAGAATCATTGCAAGCCTCTCAACACCCAGACCGAGGTTCATAACGGGGTATTCGATGTCGTACTGGGAGAGAGCAGTAGGAGAGTATATGCCGAAGGTTGCAATCTCTATCCAGCCGTCTTTGTACTTCGTGTTTCCTCCAACGAGCTTCGGATGGAAGGCAAAAACCTCTGTCTGTGTTCCCGGGATGTAGTACTTGCTCCTCTTCTCGTCAGGCTTAAAGCGGAACTTCTCGAAGCCGAACTGCCTGAGCAAAGCTTCTGCTACAGCCTTCCCCTCATCAACGCTTACATCCTCGTCAACGACGACACAACTTGCTGAGAAGTAGGTGTAGAGTCTCGTCGCATCCTCTCCCTGCTCTTTCCTGAAGCAGCGGTCAATGCTGAAAAGTTTGATTGGTAGAGGCAGCTTATCTGCAACCTTGCTGAGGGTTATGAACCACCCGGTTGTCATATGGCTCCTGAGCGTTAAGCTGCTCGCCTCCGGTTTCAGTTCCTTGAACTCGGGAAACACCTCGTCGAGTATCCTGACAGCCGTTATATCGTCAATCTTTAAGGCTTTTGCGACTTCAAAGCTTAAATCGTCGCCGTCTATCTTCCCCTTCTTGTACGCGTGGAATATCTGCTGGAGGCTGCCTACTTCTTCGCTGCCAACACTCCTGCCGATTATTTCGCCAATTTTCGCTATCTTCTCTGCTGACATTCCAACGTTTGGCTTTGGAAGAGATGCAAGGTAAAAACAGCGATCGAGAACAGCAAGCGCTTCCTTACCGAACTGTCTCCTCACGTGGGAATCCTCAACGATGAGCGGGTTTACAACTTCCCTGAAGCCGAGTGAGAGATAGGCTTTCCTCAAATCGTTAATTGTTTTGAAGAGAGGGTGCTCTTCTCCGTAAGCATACCCATAGCGTGGATAAACGGCATTTGGGTTCTTTGGCGAGAGAACTTCAACACTCCTTTTCCACGCGTCCTCAAAGTCTTCTTCGACGAGTTCCCTGTATCTGCGTGCGTCGAATTTCATTGGTAGCCATGGAAGCAGAGGGGTTATTTACGTTTTTTCCTGCAGTCAGGTGCATCAACGGAATGAAGTATCTCTTTGCTCGATACCTCCGGTGAAACGTCCGAAAATTAGTAAGTGCGCCGGCCGGGATTTGAACCCGGGGCAGGGGCGTGGCAGGCCCCTGTGTTAGCCAGGCTACACCACCGGCGCTTGGCGCTTAAGCTCATGGGGACTGGTTGATTAATAATTCTTTCGCTCAGTGGGTCGGCATGAACATCAGCATGAACAGAATGCCAAAGAGGATCAGGAACATGATTATCGTGAAGTTTCTCTGCTTTTTTCTCTCCTTCTCCATCTCTGCTCTGCAGTCATCACTGCAGAACGTCTTATCAGGCTCTATAGCCTTACCGCATACGATACAGTGGCGGTGAGGAATTATGCCGGGCATGATAGCGGAAAGGTAAGCATTCTTTATAAGCTTTTGTGCTGGAGCTTCGGCGAAAAAATTAAATTATTTTTCATGACAGCACCTCCAATGCCAAACCCCATGGAGATATACAAACTCCTGCCAAAAACCAACTGCAAGCAGTGTGGGGAGCAGACCTGCATGAGCTTCGCCTTCAAGCTCCTCACGAAGGAAAGAAAACTCGAGGAATGTAGACCCCTCTATGAGGCCAAGTATGAAGCGAGCAGAAAAAAGCTCGAGGAGATGCTCGCTGTTGTTGAAAAGGCAACTGAGACGGGTTTAATAGTTGATGAGACAAAGTGTGTTGGTTGCGCGAACTGTGTGGTTTCCTGCCCTGTCCACGTTGAAAAGGACCCCTATGGGGCGGCGATGGGGAAGGGTATCACGATAGACGAGCCAATTCTCAGGATAGAAGATGGAGTTGTTAAGGTGTTTAACCTGTCGCTCTGCAGGAGATACGGGAAACACCGTACCCTCTGCATCATTTGCAGGGAGAACTGCCCCAGCGAGGCTATAAGCTTCCTGGAGGATTGACAATGGTTTTGGATTGACGGTGGTCTGACATGGTAGTATGTACTGGCTGTTCCTGTCTGTGCGATGATATAGTCCTGCAAGATGGAAAAATTCTTCACACCTGCAGAAAGGGCGTCAAGCTCTTCAGAGCTGAAAGAAATACACCATTGATTGACTCGAAGCCATCAGACATTGAGGAAGCGCTGAAGGCTGCAGGAGAAATTGTAAGCAATTCGGACAATTTGGTAATTTACGGCCTCGACACGATTCCCTGCGAGGCGCAGGAAAAAGCCATAGAACTCGCAAAGGAAAAGGGAGCTGCCATCGATGACTGTTCATCCTTCTGTCTCGGCGATCTGGTTGAACTCGTTCTCAAGGGCGAGTTGCCAACTGCTACACTCGACGAAGTCAGGGATAACGCATACGTGATTGTTTACTGGGGGGCGAATCCCCATCAGAGTCTACCAAGGCACATGTCTCGCTTTACGTACTATCCGAGGAGCGGAAAGAGGCAGAGGGGCTATGAAGAAGACCGCTACCTCGTTGTGGTTGATGTGAGGCTTAGCGAAACCGCAAAGCTTGCAAGAAAGGGCGGGAAATTCATTATGGGCAGCGATGCTGACGTTATCGACTCGTTCCTCAAAGCCCTCGATGGAAAGGCTGGCAAACACCCAGAAGTTGCGGCTATCATAAAGGAGATGCAGAGGGCAGATTTCAACGTAATTTTTGGCGGGCTTGGGCTAAAGTATGGGCTTGGCGGTGATTACAGCAGGTTTATCGAGATGGTGGAGAGACTTAACGAGTTTACGAGAGTGGCTTTCATTCCCGCTGGCTTTCATGCAAACATGCGCGGTTTCAACGAGCTAATGTTCCGCAAAACCGGAGTCGTTAACGCCTATGATTTCTCGAGTAACGAAAGAGTGGCGTTCAGCGAAGCGATAATGAAGGCCGACGCAGCACTGATAATCGGCAGCGATCCTGTGAAATCTCTCCCGTGGCACGTAGCAAAGCGGCTTGCAGAAATTGATACGATTCTTGTTGACCCATCGCCATCTCTTACGTCGAGAGTGGCGAAGGTCATCATTCCGACTGCGATTTCTGGTATAGATCAGGGAGGAACGATGGTAAGGAGCGATGGTGTTGCTGTAGAACTCCAGCCCTTTAAAGAGGGCCTGGAGGATGTTAGTGTTATATCTTCTTTAATGGAGGGCGTCTGATGCTCGAATTCAGCAAGTTTCTGCGGGTTGAGGCAAGTATCGTGGTTGCAAGGGATGTGCTTAATGAAGGAGAGGCTGTGGCTCTTGTCAGTAAAGAGTTTGCAGAGAAGATAGGGCTTAAAGACGGACAGGTGGTAAAGATTACGAAAGGTGACCGTTACGTCTGTCTCAAGGCAGTCATCTCGCAGTTTGCCGAAGGCGTCGATGTAGTCATCCCAAACGGCCTCTACGCGAGCCAGCTTGCAGATTTTCAGTCTTTCAAGCGCTTTAACGCCTCTGTCGAGCTTTCAGACGAAGCTGATACTGTGAACAGAATCCTCGAAAGAAGTTTGCGGTAATTTTATGTGTGCTCGATTTATGGTATAAATTTATTAAATTGAAAGTCGTTAGTTTTAAAAAATAATACCACAAGGAAAAGATTTAAGAACTGTCACGAATGTTCATGACGAAGTGAGGAGGTACATCTTCCTGCCGAGGGGCTACAAGCAGTCGGAACTGCAATGTGAGAAGGCGGCATGTGTCACCCCAAAGGAGGCGGCGGATATCATCAGCTACTCCAGACCAGTTCTTATAACCGGTGGAATGCTGCTTGAAAACAGCAGACTTGTGGAGTACGCCGTAAAGCTGAGCGAGCACATGCCCGTTATTGCAACGGGGGCGTCGAGCAAAGTTCTCGTCAGTAGAGGCGTTAAACCGCTGTCGTGTGTCTTCACAATGCACCACATAGCACAGTTCATCCTCGATGGAGGGTGGGATGTTACAAAGAGATTTGACACGGCGGTATTCCTCGGATTCAGACCGTACTACCTCTCCCGCGTACTCTCAACGCTAAAACACTTCTCCGGAATGACAACTATCAGCCTCGACGAACTGTACCAGCCCAACGCCCACTACAGCCTGACGACACTTGCCATAGTCATCGATGAGGATCGATGTTCTGGCTGTGGCGATTGTGTTGCCGCATGTAAAACGATGTCGAGAGGGGCCGCTCTCAGCGTTGTGCTCGGTAAACTCGTCGTCAGGCCAGAACTCTGCATTGCATGCGGTATGTGTGCTGAATTCTGCAGCAGAGATGCTATAGGGCTTGAGAGAGGAGAGCGGCTGTACTACAGAATGCTCGACGAAATTATCAGGTTATTATAGGAGGTGGTGGTTTGGGAAAAGAATTAACTGCGTCGTTCGGATTTGATAGCATGAGAGTTGAAGCCTTCGTCTGCCCCTTCTGCGGGGCACTCTGCGATGACATCATCGTTGAAACTGGTAACAATGGCGATGTAAAAATTGAGAATGCGTGTGTTCTTGGCACTCGCAAAATAATGGCCAGAACACGCGGAAGGATAACGAAGCCGATGATTGGCGGAAAAGAAGTTTCAATAGATGAGGCAATTGAGAGAGCTGCCGAAATCCTCGTGAATGCAAAGAAACCTCTTCTCTACGGCTTCTCGTCAACAAGCTGTGAAGCTCACAGCGCTGGCATAGAGCTTGCGGAGCTTGTTGGCGGAGTCGTTGATTGCACATCCTCTGTCTGTCACGGCCCGACGATTTTAGCGATTCATGAGGTTGGCGTTCCGAGCGTTACACTTGGCGAGGTGAAAAACAGAGCAGATCTTATCATTTACTGGGGCTGCAATCCAATGCATGCACACCCGAGGCACATGTCCCGCTACTCCACGTTCCAGAAGGGGCGCTTCAGGAAGGGGAGAATCAGCAGGAAGGTTGTGGCTGTTGACGTCAGGCCGACGGAAAGCACGAAGCTTGCAGACGAGTTCATTCAGGTTGAGCCCAACCGCGATTTTGAAATTTTCAACGCGATGCGAGCGATACTGAACTCTGGAGATTGCAGAGGGGACGTAATCGGAGGTGTTCCGAAGGAGAAACTGAAGAAGCTTGTTGAAGAAATGAAGTCGTGTCAGTTTGGAGTAATTTTCTTCGGAATGGGGCTGACACACACGTATGGCAACTACCGAAACGTCAGAGAAGCAATACTCCTCGTTAGAGACCTGAACATGTATACCAAGTTTGCAATAATCCCAATGAGGGGACACTACAACGTCACCGGCTTCAACGAAGTGTGCACGTGGCAGACTGGCTATCCGTACGCAGTGGATTTTACGAGGGATTATCCGTGGTATAACCCCGGCGAGACCGATGCGAACTCCCTCCTGATTGCCGAGGACGTCGATGCGATGCTCGTGATAGCTGCTGATCCTGCAGCCCACTTTCCGAAGCAGGCCGTGGAATATATGAAGCGGATACCACTGGTGGTAATAGACCCGTTCGAAAGCCTGACGTCGAAGCTCGCCGATGTGGTAATTCCCGCTGCCATAGCAGGTGTGGAGGTCGAAGGTTCAGCGTACAGAATGGACGGCGTACCGCTCAGACTTAAAAAGGTGTTTGAACCTCCAGAAGGTGTGCTCAGCGATGAGGAGATTTTGAAGAGGATAATAAGCAAAGTTAAAGAATTTTTATAAATATTTTCCCATTGCTCTTTTTCTCCGCCTTATCTCCTGTAAACACCGCGTATTTCACGCCGT
Protein-coding regions in this window:
- a CDS encoding formate--phosphoribosylaminoimidazolecarboxamide ligase family protein — its product is MVTVIYPQKQAGPGMAMHDISKKAAKIAEDYKDVTIGIFGSHSGKEVGMSAKAWGFRTVIVVQKGREKLYTKYNRWLYDEVIVLDRFKDMLNEEVQERLRELNTVFIPNRSFAVYVGYDGIENEFEVPIYGNRFLLRAEERNYEKGQYYLLKKAGVRIPKEFSSPEEIDRLVVVKVQQAKNPLERAFFYAVSPEDYYRQAEELLKAGVINEEGLKNARIEEYVLGARFNANFHSYALKDAFGDFDFVGFSDRRQVNLQGFLNLPAKDQLKINVPVKNEEIGHFGITMRESKQQMVYETAENFIRACEAEYPPGIIGLFGLQGAVAYSPEDETKLEFVVFDVSMRVPGDPAIGPTSPEMRNLSLKHGVKIEDPLDLSMMEIKKAIEDGRLSEIVT
- a CDS encoding tRNA(Phe) 7-((3-amino-3-carboxypropyl)-4-demethylwyosine(37)-N(4))-methyltransferase, translated to MRSWELYRQEKLRRLENAVERSEVDEDITALLTTINEISEYVTLSSCSGRIAVMDMPEFGNKLEAVFLGKWHRCVTVEEVSKAVEKGRLTTWFMVHPPIIHIACRNLRSAGRLMEAANRAGFRRCGLISLRNNVVEIASLERMEVPVAVRGRKLVDSSSLEIMVEIANRKLERAKEKLKRLEEEIKRLNRFQP
- the sepS gene encoding O-phosphoserine--tRNA ligase, yielding MKFDARRYRELVEEDFEDAWKRSVEVLSPKNPNAVYPRYGYAYGEEHPLFKTINDLRKAYLSLGFREVVNPLIVEDSHVRRQFGKEALAVLDRCFYLASLPKPNVGMSAEKIAKIGEIIGRSVGSEEVGSLQQIFHAYKKGKIDGDDLSFEVAKALKIDDITAVRILDEVFPEFKELKPEASSLTLRSHMTTGWFITLSKVADKLPLPIKLFSIDRCFRKEQGEDATRLYTYFSASCVVVDEDVSVDEGKAVAEALLRQFGFEKFRFKPDEKRSKYYIPGTQTEVFAFHPKLVGGNTKYKDGWIEIATFGIYSPTALSQYDIEYPVMNLGLGVERLAMILYDYSDVRELVYPWLYGRIELSDMDIARAIKVAEVPNTTAGLRMANAIAETAEKYANEQSPCEFLAWQGELYGRSVKVYVVEREPSTKLCGPAYANEVVVYQGSVYGVPRTEKWSEYFEKGISTGMRYIDSFACLAARQIEEGAARGNAEVETRVRVVEGLSDVNLSMQDNVRRYIASKGGKIDVRGPMFITVRAEID
- a CDS encoding DUF2116 family Zn-ribbon domain-containing protein, producing the protein MPGIIPHRHCIVCGKAIEPDKTFCSDDCRAEMEKERKKQRNFTIIMFLILFGILFMLMFMPTH
- a CDS encoding (Fe-S)-binding protein, with translation MPNPMEIYKLLPKTNCKQCGEQTCMSFAFKLLTKERKLEECRPLYEAKYEASRKKLEEMLAVVEKATETGLIVDETKCVGCANCVVSCPVHVEKDPYGAAMGKGITIDEPILRIEDGVVKVFNLSLCRRYGKHRTLCIICRENCPSEAISFLED
- a CDS encoding formylmethanofuran dehydrogenase subunit B translates to MVVCTGCSCLCDDIVLQDGKILHTCRKGVKLFRAERNTPLIDSKPSDIEEALKAAGEIVSNSDNLVIYGLDTIPCEAQEKAIELAKEKGAAIDDCSSFCLGDLVELVLKGELPTATLDEVRDNAYVIVYWGANPHQSLPRHMSRFTYYPRSGKRQRGYEEDRYLVVVDVRLSETAKLARKGGKFIMGSDADVIDSFLKALDGKAGKHPEVAAIIKEMQRADFNVIFGGLGLKYGLGGDYSRFIEMVERLNEFTRVAFIPAGFHANMRGFNELMFRKTGVVNAYDFSSNERVAFSEAIMKADAALIIGSDPVKSLPWHVAKRLAEIDTILVDPSPSLTSRVAKVIIPTAISGIDQGGTMVRSDGVAVELQPFKEGLEDVSVISSLMEGV
- a CDS encoding tungsten formylmethanofuran dehydrogenase subunit D, which encodes MLEFSKFLRVEASIVVARDVLNEGEAVALVSKEFAEKIGLKDGQVVKITKGDRYVCLKAVISQFAEGVDVVIPNGLYASQLADFQSFKRFNASVELSDEADTVNRILERSLR
- the cdhB gene encoding CO dehydrogenase/acetyl-CoA synthase complex subunit epsilon, which gives rise to MRRYIFLPRGYKQSELQCEKAACVTPKEAADIISYSRPVLITGGMLLENSRLVEYAVKLSEHMPVIATGASSKVLVSRGVKPLSCVFTMHHIAQFILDGGWDVTKRFDTAVFLGFRPYYLSRVLSTLKHFSGMTTISLDELYQPNAHYSLTTLAIVIDEDRCSGCGDCVAACKTMSRGAALSVVLGKLVVRPELCIACGMCAEFCSRDAIGLERGERLYYRMLDEIIRLL
- a CDS encoding formylmethanofuran dehydrogenase subunit B, which gives rise to MRVEAFVCPFCGALCDDIIVETGNNGDVKIENACVLGTRKIMARTRGRITKPMIGGKEVSIDEAIERAAEILVNAKKPLLYGFSSTSCEAHSAGIELAELVGGVVDCTSSVCHGPTILAIHEVGVPSVTLGEVKNRADLIIYWGCNPMHAHPRHMSRYSTFQKGRFRKGRISRKVVAVDVRPTESTKLADEFIQVEPNRDFEIFNAMRAILNSGDCRGDVIGGVPKEKLKKLVEEMKSCQFGVIFFGMGLTHTYGNYRNVREAILLVRDLNMYTKFAIIPMRGHYNVTGFNEVCTWQTGYPYAVDFTRDYPWYNPGETDANSLLIAEDVDAMLVIAADPAAHFPKQAVEYMKRIPLVVIDPFESLTSKLADVVIPAAIAGVEVEGSAYRMDGVPLRLKKVFEPPEGVLSDEEILKRIISKVKEFL